The Pseudanabaena yagii GIHE-NHR1 genome segment TTGGTTTTTTCCTTTAGTTCTTCAGATAAGCGCTCTTCAGGAGCAATCTTAAAACCTTCAGGCAATACTAAAACTGCACCAATATTCAAGCCTGTTTTGCTACCATCAGCAGCTACTTGCTGTTTGGTGTGGTCATAGGGAACCTTTACTACTGCTTCAAATACGGAATCGGGCTTAACAGATTGAGGCAATTCTAACTCAATACCCTTTTTCGCTAAGTGACAGTTAGCACAGACAATTTTACCAGTCGCTTCACGAGGGGTTTTGTAAGCTTCTTGGGCAAAGTAAGGATAAGCAAAGGCTGACTGGTTATTCAGTCCAAATAACAAAGTCAAGCTGGTGAGGACACATAGGCTAACGCCGACAAGCAGACGTTTAGCACGGGATAAAGCTTTTTTCATGTATGAGTTCAAATGTGATTTAAAGACCAATTGCAAAGGTTTCTGACAAACTACTAAGACCACCAAGGAGCTTCATTGGTGCGGAAGTCGGTTTCCGTCCAAGGACTAAATTGCACAACGTCATCCTCAACAGTGGCATGAGCGAGGGCAAGGGACAAGGGAGCGGGTCCACGCACAACTTTGCCTTCGTTGTTGTACTGAGAGCCGTGGCAAGGACAAATAAATTTGTTCTCGGCAGCATTCCAAGGTACAACGCAACCAAGGTGAGTACAAACTGCATTCAAGCCGTAGGAGGCAATTTCTCTATTTTCAGTGACGACAATGTAGGTAGGGTCGCCCTTGAGTCCTTGAGCAAGTTCGCGTTCGCCAGGTTGATGACTCGCCAAGAAAGCCGAAGCAAGTATATCTTTGCCCAATGCATCTTTAGCAGAAACACCACCGCCAGCACCACCGCGAGAAGGAGGTACAAAATACGCCAAGAAGGGGTAGGCAGCACCAAGGGTGGTTACGGCAGCAGACCCCCCTAAAACTAGGTTTAGAAATCGACGACGACCAATGCTAGGGACATCGGCGGATGCAGAAGCTTGACTCATAAATTTGAATAACGGTTTTGCTGAGAAATATTACGTTTTATATATCAATCTCTACCATGATATCGACAATCTTTGGACATCTCTCTAGATGTTTTGCAACGAAATGTTAAGCAGTGCGATCGCCAACATCCGTAAAACCTAAAAGTAATCCCAATTCTCGATAGGTTAGAGCCACTGCATACAGCCAAAAGCTTTACCGGCTATTGTTTTTGATTGCATAAAGTATAGCGATATATAGCGCTTTTCTAACGCATGATGTATAAGGTTGTTGAAGCTTGAAGTAGTACAGAGCAATTTTTGAAAGGACAGCTTCGCTGTCCTTTCAAAAATTGCTCTAAATGAGTAGATCAGGAAACCTATATAAAGCATTTGTAGAGCATGGGTTTGTTTCCCCGCCACAGGCGGGGAAACAAACCTCTATACCTAGCTTGCTTGAAAAACGCTATATTAGCTAATCGGTATAACAAGATACATAAAACATCTCACTGTTTTTGGGCTTTTAGGTTGATGATTGTCGTAGCGTCGTTGCGGGAAATATTATTAAAGTTAAAAGGAGTGAGACAACTGCCCTATTTCAAAGTATGAATAAAGCAGTTTGTGAGACTTGATGTTGCTCGTATGAATGTAAAAGCTACTTCGCAGTTCTCTAAATATCGCATTTTAGGCTTGGTTGGCAGAGGTCAATTTGGCAAAGTTTTGTGTGCGCGTATGAGAGATACGGGCAAATTGGTAGCACTCAAAGAGCTAGAAAACAAAAGATTTCCTACCAGTAAGCTCCTGAGAGAATTACGGTTTTTATTGACTCTACAGCATGAAAATATCGTATCTTGTACGGCGTTAGTCCATCACCAAAATTATCGCTATTTGGTCATGGACTATTGCGAGGGTGGCACATTACGAGACTTGATGAACTATCCCAAAGCTTTATCGATCCAACAATGTTTTGAGTTGGTAAATGATATTTTGCTGGGATTAGAACATGCCCATGCGGCGAATATTATCCATTGCGATATTAAACCTGAAAATGTGTTGCTGAAAATCACAGCTAAGGGTTGGCAGGCAAAGATCTCAGATTTTGGGATTGCCCGTCTCAGTCAAGAAATTGGTTCGGATGGTAGTAACACAGGTTCCCCCGGTTACATGGCTCCTGAACGTTTTTATGGGCAATTTTCGGCAGGGTCAGATCTTTATGCTGTGGGGATTATTTTGTATGAATTGGTGGTGGGTAAGCGACCTTTTTCAGGGATGCCTACAGAATTGATGAATGCTCATTTAAATCAGAGGGTAATTGTTCCTGACAATTTGCCCCGATCGCTACAAAATGTAATTGCGCGATCACTGGAAAAGTTACCGAAGCGACGCTACACCTCAGCACAAGAGATGCGTTTAGATTTATTAGCAACTATTAATTCCGAAGATTTCAACGCACTTAATTTTGGTCAAACTAAGGTAGCTGCTGATGTCGATACCTGTGCAACAACTCTATTTGCTCAGAAGGCAGCTTATTTTGATCAAAAAGATATGCCCGAAAGAATTGTGAGTCTAGTGGGTGCTGGGAAATCACGATTTTATAGCACGTCAAATCTACATTTACATTGGCATAGTTTATCCCTCGATCAAGAAGAACAAATTGCCAAGTCTGAGCAGCAAATCGAGGAAATTATCTTTACGAAAAAGTCTTTATTTGCCTTGACTAAGCGATCGCTTTATCAATTTGTACAGGGAAAACCCAAATCTTTATATCAATCTGCTCAACCTTTTAAATCGATAATTTCACCGAATGGCGATTGGTTCGCTGTCTCTACGGGCAAACAACTCGAAATTAGAAATATTGTTTATGGGCGAGCGATGCGCTTGGAGTTCGCAACAAGGGACTTAAGCTGCATTATTGCTTTTGATCAACATCATTTAGTGGCGATCGCTAATAAGCCAGAAACAAGTGAGAGTAGAGCAATCGTCATTTCCCGCCGTTGCAATATTATGTATCGGCTAGCTTTGCCTATACCAATCGAGACAGGTATTGCGACCTTTACAAGCGATCGCGTCATGTTGTTAGAAGCAGACAATCGCCGCAATCTATATTTACTCGATCTCAAACCCTATCGCTTAGTGCGAATACCGTTAGAGTATGAAGTCCTATTAATGACAGCAACGCCTTGGGGCTACGCAATTACAGCTACTTACAATGCTTATCAAACAATTTTGATGCTTTTAGATTTACGTGGTAATAACATTAGCAACTTAATTATTGATGGTGAAATTACAGCGATCGCTCCAGTTGATATTAATTTATTAGCGATCGCTACTTCGGACATATCAGGCTACAAACTCTATGTCATTAATCTAAAAAAATTGGATGTAGATCTAGTTTTTTAACATCAACTAGGACTTGAGATAAGAGAAAGGGGTTGCTACGCAACCCCTTTCTCAAAAATTATTCTAAATTAGCCTTGTGAAGCAGAAGAACGCTTGCGACGCGAGGCTTCAGGGGATTGAATTGGCACAAATTCTTTAGAACCATCTAAAAAGTCATTTTTAGAGTCATTCGCCTCATCATCAATCGGTTCTGATGGTTGCGCCCGATTAACTTTCAGAATCACACCATTAGGGTTAGTAATCCCATTGTTAGTAGTTACAATGGGCGAATCATTGACCACAACCTCAGATTCTATTTCCTCAGCAATTTCTGTCTCGATGGCATCTTCAGAAATACTCTCCTCATTTAGTACTTCAGGACTTGGCTTAATGGCATTTTTAGGTGCTTGTCCAGGTAGGGCTACGGTGACGATTACATTGCGAGGATCTTTCACTTCCCGATCAACTAAGACCAAGGGAGAAACCCCGATCAGAGAGTATACATCCTGCTCCTCCTCAGTCATTTCCACCACAATGACCTCTGGTGGCTCCACAACCTTAGTCCGTAATTCTCGCTTATTAGGACGTTCAGGGATAGAGACTTCAGGAGCAGCAATGATCGGTGCAGGCTCGATCACTTCCACTAACTCTTCGACAGGTTCAGCAATATGCTTGGTGGGCGAAATGCTCGGTAAAGCAATCTTGCTAGGAATAGCACGTTCAACAATCTCGCGCTCGACACGAGGCTCAAAACGTGGTTCAAACCTTGCCTCAACCCGCGATCGCACATCCACAGGTGCAACCTTTTCCACTTCACGCAACTCGCGAGAATCCTTATTGAGTAACGTCCGCTTGCTACGTCTGCGTAAATTGCCCCGCTCTTGATAGCTCGGATGATTGACCAAATTGGGCTCCAGTCCGCCACCCAACTCCGAATCACCATCCTCATACTCAGAGGTAAAGTCGAGTTGGTTAGACTGCTTCGATTCCCAAGTCCGTGAAGTTGAGTCTACGGGCTGACCTGCGGCTTCCCCGGGTAAATGCATCAAATGTCCAAGACCACCACAGGTAGAGCATGGACGACCAAATAATTCATAAATGCTCTGACCTTGGCGCTTACGGGTCAACTCAACCAGTCCTAACTCCGTCAACTGCGCGATTTGCGGACGTGACTTATCCGATCGCAAAGCTTTATTAAAGTATTCCAATAACTGCAACTGATCGCGGCGAGTGTCCATATCAATGAAGTCCACCACGATTACACCCGCAATATTTCGCAAGCGAATCTGACGGGCAATCTCTACAGCCGCTTCACAGTTTGTCCAAAGCACCGTCTCACGAGAGGTTTGGGACTTGGTAAAGGAGCCAGAGTTAACGTCAATTACTGTCAAAGCCTCAGTCGGCTCAATAATAATGTAGCCACCACTAGGCAAATCAACACGGGGCTTCAGCGCTTCACGGATACCCGCATTAACGCGGAAATATTCCAAAATCGGAGTGCGTTCACGGTGATGATCGAGTAACAGTCCACTAGGAATTTTGCCATCACCCCAGTTGAGTAAATGCTGCTTAATGCGGCGTAAACCATCACTAGAGTCGGTTACAATGCGATTTACCTCAGTGCTATAGAGGTCACGCAGTACCCGTTGGACAAAATCTCTTTCGCGATCGAGCAGGGTTGGCTGGCGAGTGGTTGCCACATCCTGCTGAATGCCTTCCCACTGACGTTGCAAATTATCGAGATCCTCAATAATCTGCTCCTCAGGCATCCCATCCGCCTCAGTCCGCACCAAAATGCCCATACCCGCAGGCTTGACCAAAATCGCCAGTGCCCGCAGACGATTACGCTCAGCCTCACTGCGAATACGTCGGGATAGGTTCACCCCACGACCAAAGGGCAGTAGCACCACATATCGACCAGGTAGCGAAATATTTCCCGTCAAACGGGGACCTTTATTACCCGTTGGTTCTTTCATAACCTGAACCAACACGCGCTGTTGCGGTACGACCAGATCGCTGATCGAGCCAGACGATCGCCGCATTTTTAAGGGGCCAAGGTCAGTAATGTGAATAAACCCATTGCGATCGCCATCGCCAATATTTACAAATGCCGCATCAATACTAGTTAAAACATTTTCAACAACGCCCAAGTAAACATCCCCAACTTGGTGAGTTCCTGCGGCAACAACAATTTCTTCAATTTGATCTTCACTAAATACGGCAGCAATTCGATACTGCTCGGCAATAATTATTTGCTTTGGCATTCAATTTCCTCAGAATTTCTTCGATTCAAAAGAGCCAGTCTAAGAACTTATCTGAAAAATACTTTTTTATATAAACTTTAGAAAAATGTTTAGAAAAATATTTTCAGACCCCTGCTTAAAAGCCTCAAAGAGTCATAGTGGGAGCTTTATCCAGAACATACCAATAACGAAAGTAAGAAAAAATTTCGATTACAAATAGCCCTTATCGTAAACCTATTACTTAGCTATGTACCGAGCTAGTAATTGGGCGATTTGTCTGCTCTGACATCACGATAGTTAAGACATATTGCTTTGTTCGGAATGGTTTAGATACCAAAAACTATGACGCTCTTAGGTTTTCAATAAACTAGTTTCTATACAAAATAGGTAGTTTTTTCTATCTACTTTGTGTAAAAACTAAATTTTAAAACCTTGCAGACTACTGACGCTAAGCTTTGCCTATCATCAGCAACCTAATCGAGCAATACTCATAGCAATACTTATGGCAATGCAGTATGAATATAGTTGTTGGGAAGTTTGGTGGGGTTTCGTTAAAAGCTAAGTTTATTTCTTAGACTGACTTTTATTAAACTATCTAGAAGGTGCTTACACCATTTGCCTACAGCATTCAGCCTATAGGTAAAACAGCGTACTTGATGATTCAAGTTTATGATTATGGTAGGTAAGCTTGAGCGCTTAACTAACAGCTAGATGCACTTTAGCTAGATGCACTTTAGCTAGCAGCTATCTTAAGCCTATCGTAGTATTATAGCGCAGCATTGAGCGTTACTATTTCTTAATAGTGTTTTAATATTAGGTAGTTGTGTTGGATATGCTGGTTGTCCCAACTATCCAACTTTAAATGAAGATGAGGGTAAGGTTCTGAGTACGCGAGTAGTTATCGTCCGTCACGGCGAAAGTAATTTCAATATCCTGAGCAAAATCCAAGGACGGGGCAATTACGATCGCCCAGAATTGCAGTCTGTGTTGACTGACAAGGGTAAGCATCAAGCCAAACTTGCAGGTAGAGCCTTATCTAACTTAGGTATTGATGTTGCCTATGCTAGTCCCTTAGTTCGTGCTCAGCATACTGCCCAGATCATTTTGTCCGAAAATTTTCAACCTCCAGTGCTAAATACCACTGAAGGTCTACTCGAAATAGATCTCTCAGAGTGGGAGTCTATGATTGCGAGTGATGTCAAAGAGCAATTTCCTGAAAAATATCATTTTTGGCAAAATGAACCAGAAAAATTTCAA includes the following:
- the petC gene encoding cytochrome b6-f complex iron-sulfur subunit, with product MSQASASADVPSIGRRRFLNLVLGGSAAVTTLGAAYPFLAYFVPPSRGGAGGGVSAKDALGKDILASAFLASHQPGERELAQGLKGDPTYIVVTENREIASYGLNAVCTHLGCVVPWNAAENKFICPCHGSQYNNEGKVVRGPAPLSLALAHATVEDDVVQFSPWTETDFRTNEAPWWS
- a CDS encoding serine/threonine protein kinase, with protein sequence MNVKATSQFSKYRILGLVGRGQFGKVLCARMRDTGKLVALKELENKRFPTSKLLRELRFLLTLQHENIVSCTALVHHQNYRYLVMDYCEGGTLRDLMNYPKALSIQQCFELVNDILLGLEHAHAANIIHCDIKPENVLLKITAKGWQAKISDFGIARLSQEIGSDGSNTGSPGYMAPERFYGQFSAGSDLYAVGIILYELVVGKRPFSGMPTELMNAHLNQRVIVPDNLPRSLQNVIARSLEKLPKRRYTSAQEMRLDLLATINSEDFNALNFGQTKVAADVDTCATTLFAQKAAYFDQKDMPERIVSLVGAGKSRFYSTSNLHLHWHSLSLDQEEQIAKSEQQIEEIIFTKKSLFALTKRSLYQFVQGKPKSLYQSAQPFKSIISPNGDWFAVSTGKQLEIRNIVYGRAMRLEFATRDLSCIIAFDQHHLVAIANKPETSESRAIVISRRCNIMYRLALPIPIETGIATFTSDRVMLLEADNRRNLYLLDLKPYRLVRIPLEYEVLLMTATPWGYAITATYNAYQTILMLLDLRGNNISNLIIDGEITAIAPVDINLLAIATSDISGYKLYVINLKKLDVDLVF
- a CDS encoding Rne/Rng family ribonuclease; protein product: MPKQIIIAEQYRIAAVFSEDQIEEIVVAAGTHQVGDVYLGVVENVLTSIDAAFVNIGDGDRNGFIHITDLGPLKMRRSSGSISDLVVPQQRVLVQVMKEPTGNKGPRLTGNISLPGRYVVLLPFGRGVNLSRRIRSEAERNRLRALAILVKPAGMGILVRTEADGMPEEQIIEDLDNLQRQWEGIQQDVATTRQPTLLDRERDFVQRVLRDLYSTEVNRIVTDSSDGLRRIKQHLLNWGDGKIPSGLLLDHHRERTPILEYFRVNAGIREALKPRVDLPSGGYIIIEPTEALTVIDVNSGSFTKSQTSRETVLWTNCEAAVEIARQIRLRNIAGVIVVDFIDMDTRRDQLQLLEYFNKALRSDKSRPQIAQLTELGLVELTRKRQGQSIYELFGRPCSTCGGLGHLMHLPGEAAGQPVDSTSRTWESKQSNQLDFTSEYEDGDSELGGGLEPNLVNHPSYQERGNLRRRSKRTLLNKDSRELREVEKVAPVDVRSRVEARFEPRFEPRVEREIVERAIPSKIALPSISPTKHIAEPVEELVEVIEPAPIIAAPEVSIPERPNKRELRTKVVEPPEVIVVEMTEEEQDVYSLIGVSPLVLVDREVKDPRNVIVTVALPGQAPKNAIKPSPEVLNEESISEDAIETEIAEEIESEVVVNDSPIVTTNNGITNPNGVILKVNRAQPSEPIDDEANDSKNDFLDGSKEFVPIQSPEASRRKRSSASQG